In the genome of Leeuwenhoekiella sp. MAR_2009_132, one region contains:
- a CDS encoding tryptophan 2,3-dioxygenase family protein → MIKENSPETQQQLDALSEKFDAMGQNLNHHLEGFVHGKPINYWDYIQTDVLLNLQVQRTLIPDEMVFIMYHQVNELLFKMILWEIEQVAYAAELTIALFSSKLDRISRYFDMLTSSFNIMREGMEMEQYLKFRRTLSPASGFQSAQYRLIEFSSTEFCNLIDARFRNDFSSDDIKDDLFYNKAFEHLYWQAAGKDYSTGEKSYTLKEFELKYKEEFIRFIKRYESLNLWSKFKTLPLSDQKDATLLKAMRHYDYTVNIQWVMAHYHAALHYLNQGKEPLEATGGSDWVKYMHPKYQKRIFFPELWSENERDEWGQNIN, encoded by the coding sequence ATGATTAAAGAAAACAGCCCGGAAACACAACAGCAGTTAGACGCTTTAAGCGAGAAGTTTGATGCGATGGGCCAGAATCTTAATCACCATTTAGAAGGTTTTGTACATGGCAAACCTATAAATTACTGGGACTACATTCAAACAGATGTACTTTTAAATCTACAGGTACAACGCACGTTAATTCCTGATGAGATGGTATTTATTATGTACCATCAGGTTAATGAGTTGCTGTTTAAAATGATCTTGTGGGAGATAGAACAAGTTGCCTATGCTGCTGAGCTTACTATTGCTCTCTTTTCATCAAAATTAGATCGCATTAGCAGATATTTTGATATGCTTACCTCCTCTTTTAATATTATGCGTGAGGGAATGGAGATGGAGCAATACTTAAAATTTCGCAGAACACTTAGTCCTGCCAGCGGATTTCAAAGTGCGCAATACCGCCTTATTGAATTCAGCTCAACAGAATTCTGTAATCTTATAGATGCGCGCTTCCGTAACGATTTTAGTAGTGATGATATTAAAGATGACCTCTTTTACAATAAAGCTTTTGAACACTTATATTGGCAGGCTGCTGGTAAAGACTACAGTACAGGAGAAAAAAGTTACACCTTAAAAGAGTTTGAATTAAAATATAAAGAGGAATTCATCCGTTTCATTAAACGTTATGAATCGCTAAACTTATGGTCAAAATTTAAAACACTACCGCTCTCAGATCAAAAAGATGCAACATTGCTAAAGGCAATGCGTCACTATGATTATACGGTTAATATACAATGGGTGATGGCGCATTACCACGCAGCACTACATTATTTAAATCAAGGTAAAGAACCTCTTGAAGCTACAGGTGGCAGTGATTGGGTAAAATACATGCATCCTAAATATCAAAAGCGCATTTTCTTTCCGGAGTTATGGTCTGAGAATGAGCGTGATGAATGGGGGCAAAACATAAACTAA
- a CDS encoding TonB-dependent receptor has protein sequence MKKITSLLALVFLLLTAVAQAQGTLRGTVVDGENGTPLPGVNVVVDGTTNGVSTDFDGLFEIQVAKNTGSLRVSYVGFAPLTLNFDVTGKKVIDLGTVKLQMDSDALDEVIVKAYSLAIDRKTPVAVSTIKAETIENELGSQEFPEILKTTPGVYVTRGGGGFGDAELRIRGFNSQNVAVMINGIPVNDMENGNVYWSNWAGLSDVTSSMQVQRGLGAAMIGLPSIGGTVNIVTKSTDIAAGGNVVMTTGNDGYTKYGFTLSTGLLENDWAATVSLSRTTGEQFVDATTIDAYSYFLNVAKKINENHELSFTAFGAPQRHGQRQNRLLIDDYRKSDRGIRTNTDYGYKNGQLLNHEDNFYHKPQMSLNHYWTISDISSLTTSIYASYGTGGGGGTAGANKFGKDDLNYRDSAYGPVDFDKIVAENKALGAATSVETFLRASRNNHQWYGALSTYNTELSEYIDLSAGVDVRIYKGDHYTELTDLLGGSFYIDNNDVNNPNKVVKVGDKYNYSDSGYTNWAGLFAQAEYNKDKISAVISIAGNNTSYKREDYFKYTPEDPLRETDWVNFTAFSTKGGLNYRLDDVNNVFANVGYFERAPFSDAVFINNTNITNADAENQKIFSAELGYGFRSDNFRADLNVYRTKWTDRTYTISRTADNVQYTANILGLNQLHQGVELELQYRPIETLTLTGMASLGDWKFANDIKNVQVFDDQQNPIGDPIDIYLEDVKVGNSAQTTFALGADYAVLASTTIRASFNYAADYFADYDPTGRSVEGLPQTWEMPEYGLLDLGLTHRFNFGGFNAQINANVFNVLDTEYISDAQDGNNSLATTARVYYGAGRTYTVGAKINF, from the coding sequence ATGAAAAAAATTACAAGTTTACTAGCACTTGTTTTTCTTCTGTTAACTGCTGTTGCGCAGGCTCAGGGAACTTTACGAGGTACAGTTGTAGATGGTGAAAATGGCACACCACTACCTGGAGTTAACGTAGTTGTTGACGGCACAACTAACGGAGTATCAACTGATTTTGATGGGTTATTTGAGATTCAAGTTGCTAAAAACACAGGTTCTTTACGTGTTTCTTATGTGGGATTTGCTCCACTAACGTTAAATTTTGATGTTACAGGAAAAAAAGTTATTGATTTAGGTACTGTGAAGCTTCAGATGGATTCTGATGCTCTTGATGAAGTAATTGTTAAGGCTTACTCTTTAGCAATAGATCGTAAAACTCCTGTTGCAGTTTCTACAATTAAAGCAGAAACTATTGAGAATGAATTGGGTAGTCAGGAATTTCCTGAAATATTGAAAACTACACCTGGTGTTTATGTGACTAGAGGTGGTGGTGGTTTTGGAGATGCAGAGCTGCGCATACGTGGTTTTAACTCTCAAAACGTTGCGGTTATGATTAACGGTATTCCTGTAAATGATATGGAAAACGGTAATGTTTACTGGAGTAACTGGGCAGGTCTTTCTGATGTAACTAGTTCTATGCAGGTTCAAAGAGGTCTTGGTGCTGCTATGATAGGTCTTCCATCAATTGGAGGTACTGTAAACATCGTTACAAAATCTACTGATATTGCTGCAGGTGGTAATGTTGTAATGACTACTGGTAATGATGGCTATACAAAATATGGTTTTACTCTTTCAACTGGCTTATTAGAGAATGATTGGGCTGCAACTGTAAGTTTATCTAGAACTACAGGAGAGCAGTTTGTTGATGCAACTACTATTGATGCATATTCTTACTTCTTAAACGTAGCTAAGAAAATAAATGAAAACCATGAATTATCGTTCACGGCTTTCGGTGCTCCACAACGTCACGGTCAGCGTCAAAACAGATTGTTAATTGATGATTACAGAAAAAGTGATCGTGGAATCAGAACAAATACAGATTATGGTTATAAAAATGGACAGTTATTAAATCACGAAGATAACTTCTATCACAAACCACAAATGTCATTAAACCATTATTGGACAATTAGTGATATTTCCTCACTTACAACTTCTATCTATGCCTCTTATGGTACTGGTGGTGGAGGTGGTACTGCAGGTGCTAACAAATTTGGAAAAGATGATTTAAATTACCGTGATTCTGCTTATGGTCCTGTAGATTTTGATAAAATTGTTGCTGAAAATAAAGCCTTAGGAGCAGCAACCAGTGTTGAGACGTTCTTAAGAGCATCTAGAAATAACCACCAGTGGTATGGTGCTTTATCAACATATAATACAGAGCTTTCAGAATATATTGACCTTTCTGCGGGTGTTGATGTACGTATCTACAAAGGAGATCATTATACAGAGCTTACAGATCTTTTAGGAGGTTCTTTCTATATAGACAATAATGACGTTAATAATCCTAATAAGGTTGTTAAGGTAGGTGATAAGTATAACTATAGTGATTCGGGTTATACAAACTGGGCTGGGCTTTTTGCTCAGGCAGAGTATAACAAAGACAAGATTTCAGCGGTTATTTCTATTGCCGGTAACAATACATCTTACAAAAGAGAAGATTACTTCAAGTACACTCCAGAAGATCCATTAAGAGAAACAGACTGGGTAAACTTTACTGCTTTTAGTACTAAAGGTGGTCTTAACTACAGACTTGATGATGTAAATAATGTTTTTGCAAATGTGGGCTACTTTGAGCGTGCTCCTTTTAGCGATGCAGTTTTCATAAACAACACAAACATAACTAATGCTGATGCAGAGAATCAAAAAATCTTTAGTGCAGAATTAGGTTATGGTTTTAGAAGTGATAACTTTAGAGCAGATCTTAATGTGTACCGTACAAAATGGACAGATCGTACCTACACTATCTCAAGAACAGCAGATAATGTTCAATACACTGCAAATATATTAGGTTTAAACCAGTTGCATCAAGGTGTTGAATTAGAGTTACAATACCGCCCAATTGAAACTTTAACTTTAACAGGTATGGCTTCTCTAGGTGACTGGAAATTTGCTAATGATATTAAGAATGTTCAGGTTTTTGATGATCAACAAAACCCAATTGGAGATCCTATTGATATTTATTTAGAGGATGTAAAAGTTGGAAACTCTGCTCAAACTACCTTTGCTTTAGGTGCAGACTATGCAGTTTTAGCTTCTACTACTATAAGAGCATCTTTTAACTATGCTGCAGATTACTTTGCAGATTACGATCCTACAGGTCGTAGTGTTGAAGGATTACCACAAACTTGGGAAATGCCAGAATATGGTTTACTTGACTTAGGTTTAACCCACAGATTTAACTTCGGAGGATTTAATGCGCAGATTAATGCAAATGTATTTAACGTTTTAGATACAGAATACATTTCTGATGCACAAGACGGTAATAACTCACTTGCAACTACAGCAAGAGTTTATTACGGAGCTGGTAGAACCTATACTGTAGGTGCAAAAATTAATTTTTAA
- a CDS encoding DUF3108 domain-containing protein, whose product MKKGFLFFTIMLLSFATFAQENSFGDGEWFRFRISYSGWWKAGEATMAVSNDTYKGKPVYHIKGKGVTTGMTKLFFGVEDYYETYVDKQTTLPYKFIRKIDEGGHTKDKVIDFDQRAHVATVNDKKHNTITTHKTEPSIHDMVSSFYYLRNTIDSKTLKEGDETVINMFFDQENFKFKLKFMGREVLKTKFGKVNTLIFRPYVQAGRVFKEQESLTVWISDDQNKIPLQIKADLAVGSLKADIDAYKGLKHPFYIIQD is encoded by the coding sequence ATGAAAAAAGGTTTTCTGTTTTTTACAATTATGCTTTTAAGCTTTGCAACATTTGCTCAAGAGAATTCTTTTGGCGATGGGGAGTGGTTTAGATTCCGTATTAGTTATAGTGGCTGGTGGAAAGCGGGAGAAGCAACAATGGCTGTCTCTAATGACACGTATAAGGGTAAGCCAGTATATCATATTAAAGGTAAAGGTGTTACTACGGGAATGACCAAATTGTTTTTTGGCGTTGAAGATTATTACGAGACTTATGTAGATAAGCAAACAACGCTTCCTTATAAATTTATTCGGAAAATTGATGAGGGTGGCCACACAAAAGACAAAGTAATAGATTTTGATCAGCGCGCTCATGTTGCTACTGTAAACGATAAGAAGCATAACACGATCACTACTCATAAAACTGAACCTTCTATACACGATATGGTTTCTAGTTTTTATTATTTGCGTAATACGATTGACTCAAAAACATTAAAGGAAGGCGACGAGACGGTGATTAATATGTTCTTTGATCAGGAAAACTTTAAATTCAAACTTAAATTTATGGGTAGAGAAGTGCTTAAAACCAAGTTCGGTAAAGTAAATACCCTTATTTTTAGACCTTATGTACAAGCCGGAAGGGTATTTAAAGAGCAAGAAAGTTTGACAGTTTGGATTAGTGATGATCAAAATAAAATACCTTTACAAATCAAAGCTGATTTAGCAGTAGGTTCACTAAAAGCAGATATTGATGCTTATAAAGGTTTAAAGCATCCTTTCTATATTATACAAGATTAA
- a CDS encoding M23 family metallopeptidase, with the protein MKKLSILLLAALTLGACADDETKEVKPVAKEKVVPIVKRFGYTLNDYNVVSDTVQQGDSFGQILFDNGIDYATIQQITDSVQGVFDTRLIRVGKPYTLLKSKDTLNQAQVFIYEENNIDYVVLDFKDEVVQATAKKRPVTIKEREVSGVINNNLSTTFDDLGLSVNVAYKMADIYAWTIDFFRLQAGDRFKLVYTEKFINDTIPAGIGEIKASWFEHKGKPFYAFRYKSDSLADTYGYFDKEAMNLKRAFLKGPLSFNRISSRYNLKRRIAYYGNRIRPHKGTDFAGAVGTPIMATANGTVTKSEYRGGNGNYVKIRHNKTYETQYLHMSKRAVKVGQRVSQGDVIGYIGMTGNTSGPHVCYRFWENGKQVDPFALNLPTSEPLAEALQEEYFIHIAPLVEQLDAITFKK; encoded by the coding sequence TTGAAGAAATTAAGCATACTACTTCTGGCAGCACTTACATTGGGTGCATGTGCAGATGATGAAACAAAAGAAGTTAAACCTGTTGCAAAAGAAAAAGTCGTTCCTATAGTAAAACGTTTTGGTTACACCCTTAATGATTATAACGTTGTCTCAGATACAGTTCAACAGGGAGATAGTTTTGGACAGATATTATTTGATAATGGCATTGATTATGCCACAATTCAGCAGATTACAGATTCTGTTCAGGGTGTTTTTGATACTCGTCTTATTCGTGTAGGTAAACCCTATACGTTATTAAAATCTAAGGATACATTAAATCAAGCGCAGGTCTTCATTTATGAAGAAAACAATATAGATTACGTTGTTCTTGATTTTAAAGATGAGGTTGTACAGGCTACTGCAAAAAAACGTCCTGTTACAATTAAAGAACGTGAAGTAAGTGGTGTAATTAATAATAACCTTTCTACGACTTTTGACGACTTAGGACTTAGTGTTAATGTGGCATATAAGATGGCAGACATTTATGCATGGACTATAGATTTCTTTAGGCTTCAGGCAGGAGATCGTTTTAAACTGGTCTATACAGAGAAGTTTATAAACGATACCATCCCTGCAGGAATAGGCGAGATAAAAGCCTCCTGGTTTGAGCATAAAGGCAAACCGTTTTATGCGTTCAGATATAAAAGCGACAGCCTCGCTGATACTTACGGGTATTTTGATAAAGAAGCGATGAATTTAAAACGTGCCTTTTTAAAAGGACCTTTGTCATTTAACCGTATTTCATCGAGATACAACCTTAAACGTCGTATAGCCTATTATGGTAATCGCATTAGACCACATAAAGGTACTGACTTTGCCGGTGCTGTAGGTACGCCTATTATGGCAACTGCAAATGGTACGGTAACTAAATCTGAATATAGAGGCGGAAACGGTAATTATGTTAAGATTAGACATAATAAAACCTATGAAACGCAATATCTTCACATGAGTAAGCGAGCGGTTAAAGTTGGTCAGCGTGTTTCTCAGGGAGATGTGATAGGATATATAGGGATGACGGGTAATACCAGTGGTCCTCATGTTTGTTACAGATTTTGGGAAAACGGCAAGCAGGTAGATCCTTTTGCCTTAAACCTACCTACTTCAGAACCACTTGCAGAAGCACTACAAGAAGAATATTTTATACACATTGCTCCATTAGTAGAGCAACTAGACGCAATAACCTTCAAAAAATAA
- the pgi gene encoding glucose-6-phosphate isomerase translates to MQKINPTQTKAWKALKDHFDKVKSLEMKTLFKDDSRAEDFSLIWDDFYVDYSKNRMTSETKSLLLDLAKEMNFEDARAAYFNGSEINETEGRAVMHTALRQPKDAHIAIDGEDVIPEVNAVKEKIKGFCDTVISGEHKGFTGKSITDVVNIGIGGSDLGPNMVAEALAFYHNHLKVHFISNVDGDHVHESLKYLNPETTLFVIVSKTFTTQETLSNANTARKWFLSKVAGTVAEGEAVAKHFVAVSTNEEAVKDFGIDPNNVFTMWDWVGGRFSLWSSVGLSIALAVGFENFNSMLAGAHRADEHFKNTDLEENIPVIMALVTVWYNNFFEAESEAIIPYSQYLNRFAAYLQQAIMESNGKSVDRNGNPVDYQTGQIVWGEPGTNSQHAFFQLIHQGTKIIPTHFIGFKHSLHGDTDHHNKLMANFFAQTEALMNGKTEKEAREELESSNMSATAIDKLVPFKVFDGNKPTTTILIDKLTPESLGALIAIYEHKIFTEGILWNIFSYDQWGVELGKQLAKNVLTDLNSDSIASHDSSTTSLIQHFKS, encoded by the coding sequence ATGCAAAAAATCAATCCCACTCAAACAAAAGCCTGGAAAGCGCTAAAAGATCATTTTGACAAGGTAAAATCCTTGGAAATGAAAACGCTCTTTAAGGATGATTCAAGAGCCGAAGATTTTTCCTTAATCTGGGATGACTTTTATGTAGATTATAGTAAAAATAGAATGACTTCGGAAACTAAATCTCTTTTATTAGATTTAGCGAAAGAGATGAATTTTGAAGACGCACGTGCCGCATATTTTAATGGTTCTGAGATAAATGAGACCGAAGGAAGAGCGGTTATGCATACAGCATTAAGACAACCTAAAGATGCTCACATAGCAATTGATGGTGAAGACGTTATTCCTGAAGTAAACGCGGTTAAAGAAAAAATAAAAGGCTTTTGTGATACAGTTATAAGCGGAGAGCACAAAGGTTTTACCGGTAAATCTATTACTGATGTTGTGAATATAGGTATAGGTGGTTCAGATTTAGGCCCTAATATGGTTGCCGAAGCTTTAGCCTTTTATCATAATCATTTAAAGGTTCATTTTATTTCTAACGTAGATGGTGATCACGTTCACGAGTCTTTAAAATATTTGAATCCTGAAACAACACTTTTTGTAATTGTTTCAAAAACCTTTACAACTCAGGAGACCTTATCAAATGCCAATACCGCTCGTAAATGGTTTTTGAGTAAAGTGGCTGGCACGGTTGCAGAAGGTGAAGCCGTGGCTAAACATTTTGTTGCTGTATCTACAAATGAAGAAGCAGTTAAAGACTTTGGTATAGACCCTAACAATGTGTTTACCATGTGGGACTGGGTAGGAGGTCGTTTCTCTCTGTGGAGTTCTGTGGGATTATCTATAGCACTTGCAGTAGGTTTTGAAAACTTCAACAGTATGCTTGCAGGAGCGCATAGAGCAGATGAGCATTTTAAAAATACAGATTTAGAAGAAAATATACCCGTGATTATGGCGCTGGTTACAGTATGGTATAACAATTTCTTTGAAGCTGAAAGTGAAGCGATAATCCCATACTCTCAATATTTAAACAGATTTGCAGCGTATTTACAGCAGGCAATTATGGAGAGTAACGGGAAGAGTGTAGACCGTAATGGCAATCCTGTAGATTATCAAACCGGTCAAATTGTTTGGGGAGAACCGGGAACAAACTCACAACATGCTTTCTTTCAATTAATACATCAAGGAACTAAAATTATTCCAACTCATTTTATAGGATTCAAACACTCTCTTCACGGCGATACAGATCATCATAATAAATTGATGGCAAATTTCTTTGCACAGACGGAAGCTCTGATGAATGGTAAAACCGAAAAAGAAGCGCGTGAGGAATTAGAGTCTTCAAATATGAGCGCAACCGCTATAGACAAATTAGTTCCATTTAAGGTTTTTGACGGAAATAAACCTACTACCACTATACTTATTGATAAATTAACTCCAGAAAGCTTGGGAGCACTTATCGCGATATACGAGCACAAAATCTTTACAGAAGGTATTCTTTGGAATATTTTTAGTTACGATCAATGGGGTGTAGAATTGGGTAAGCAGTTGGCGAAAAACGTGTTAACAGACTTAAATTCAGATAGTATAGCAAGTCACGATAGTTCAACCACATCACTAATTCAGCATTTTAAAAGTTAA